One genomic window of Indioceanicola profundi includes the following:
- a CDS encoding recombinase family protein, whose amino-acid sequence MGTMDGRFVAYYRVSSEKQGRSGLGLEAQRAAVREYLNGGNWKLLAEFTEVESGKLNSRPELEKARAYCRMTGATLVIAKLDRLSRNAAFLLTLRDAGVNFVAVDMPNANPLTVGIMAVVAQDERERISQRTKAALEAAEARGTRLGNPNGFSGKVYRDGGRAAKEAADGFAAAVLPQVKALQAEGLSLNAIAKKLTEMGARTARGGAWTAQAVKNVLARVNP is encoded by the coding sequence ATGGGCACCATGGATGGGCGATTTGTGGCTTACTATCGGGTCTCCAGCGAAAAGCAGGGCCGCTCTGGGTTGGGTCTAGAGGCTCAGCGGGCAGCTGTCCGGGAGTACCTGAACGGTGGAAACTGGAAGCTCCTGGCTGAGTTCACTGAGGTAGAAAGCGGAAAGCTAAACAGCCGTCCGGAACTGGAGAAGGCAAGGGCCTACTGCCGGATGACAGGAGCCACCCTGGTTATTGCCAAGCTGGACCGCCTGAGCCGGAATGCAGCGTTCCTTCTGACCCTTAGGGACGCTGGGGTGAACTTCGTTGCAGTGGATATGCCAAACGCCAATCCCCTGACGGTGGGAATCATGGCTGTGGTGGCCCAGGATGAGCGTGAGCGGATCAGCCAGCGGACCAAAGCGGCTCTGGAGGCAGCTGAGGCCCGTGGGACGCGCCTGGGGAATCCCAACGGCTTCAGCGGCAAGGTTTACCGGGACGGCGGTAGGGCTGCGAAAGAGGCCGCAGACGGCTTTGCTGCCGCGGTCTTGCCCCAGGTGAAAGCTCTACAGGCTGAGGGGTTGAGCCTGAATGCTATTGCCAAGAAGCTAACAGAGATGGGAGCCAGGACGGCTCGTGGTGGAGCCTGGACGGCCCAGGCTGTGAAGAACGTCCTGGCTAGGGTTAATCCTTAG